In a single window of the Acidobacteriota bacterium genome:
- a CDS encoding zinc-ribbon domain-containing protein, whose amino-acid sequence MFCPKCGTRNPDDGKFCRSCGSDLGVVSAALTGSLPSPPETDRRGRPINIGSAISAMFTGMAFFVVSMILGVTGAGRNWWFWLLIPAFAVFGSGFAQLVRLKAKEAEEKRRMAERENAPLLNASVNVLNSPPANFTAAEPRYRTGDLVPPSVTDGTTRNLEIEQEGQTMPLKKKDRD is encoded by the coding sequence ATGTTTTGCCCAAAATGCGGGACACGAAATCCTGACGACGGAAAATTCTGCCGCAGTTGCGGCAGCGACCTGGGAGTGGTCTCTGCAGCTCTGACGGGCAGTCTTCCTTCGCCGCCTGAAACTGATCGCCGCGGCAGGCCTATAAATATCGGCAGCGCCATCAGTGCGATGTTCACAGGAATGGCCTTCTTTGTGGTGTCGATGATCTTGGGCGTTACGGGAGCCGGCCGAAATTGGTGGTTTTGGCTGCTGATACCGGCTTTTGCAGTATTCGGCTCAGGATTTGCGCAGTTGGTGCGGCTCAAAGCAAAAGAAGCCGAAGAAAAGCGCCGAATGGCAGAACGGGAAAATGCTCCGTTATTGAATGCCTCTGTGAATGTATTGAATTCCCCGCCGGCAAATTTTACGGCCGCTGAGCCCCGCTATCGCACCGGCGATCTGGTACCGCCGAGCGTAACCGACGGCACCACGCGAAACCTGGAAATAGAACAGGAAGGGCAGACAATGCCCCTGAAGAAAAAAGACCGCGATTAA
- a CDS encoding NAD(P)/FAD-dependent oxidoreductase has product MGQEPRVVIIGGGFGGLWAAKALANKPVRVTLIDRKNHHVFQPLLYQVATAVLSPGEIAQPIRRILAKAKNIEVILGEAVEIDEEQCHVVLSDGSQIAYDKLIVAAGARHSYFGNDSWEQHAPGLKTIEDAVEIRRRVLLAFELAEREAYITGDRKQLNFVVIGGGATGVELAGAIADIARKALAKDFKLIDTREASVMLFEGSDRILSSFHAELSASAKSQLEDLGVEVHLNSFVTDVGDGRIRVGDREIEYDVVLWATGVAASPLGGKLGAETDRAGRVRVSPDLSIPSRENIFVVGDMAYLEQENGEPVPGVSPAAMQMGTLAAQNILADIDGKPRSDFVYVNKGTMATIGRKKAIAEIGGLRFRGFVAWLMWLFLHVVFLIGFRNRLAVLADWFWAYLTRERSARLITGDADELANK; this is encoded by the coding sequence ATGGGGCAGGAGCCAAGGGTTGTGATCATTGGCGGTGGGTTTGGCGGGCTGTGGGCTGCTAAGGCTTTGGCGAACAAGCCCGTCCGCGTGACGTTGATCGACCGGAAGAATCATCATGTTTTTCAGCCGCTGTTGTATCAGGTGGCGACCGCGGTTCTCAGCCCGGGCGAGATCGCACAGCCGATCCGCCGCATATTGGCAAAGGCGAAAAATATCGAGGTCATATTGGGCGAGGCGGTCGAGATCGACGAGGAACAATGCCACGTCGTTTTGAGCGACGGTTCGCAGATCGCGTACGACAAGCTGATAGTCGCCGCGGGGGCGAGGCATTCGTATTTCGGCAATGATTCTTGGGAACAGCACGCTCCGGGACTCAAAACCATCGAGGACGCGGTCGAGATCCGCCGGCGCGTGCTGCTTGCGTTCGAACTTGCCGAACGAGAGGCCTACATTACAGGTGATCGCAAGCAACTGAATTTCGTCGTCATCGGCGGCGGTGCAACAGGCGTCGAACTGGCGGGGGCGATAGCCGATATCGCTCGAAAGGCTCTGGCGAAGGATTTTAAGCTGATCGACACACGCGAAGCGTCCGTGATGCTGTTCGAAGGTTCGGACCGCATCCTGAGCAGTTTTCACGCCGAACTTTCCGCGAGTGCCAAAAGCCAACTCGAGGACCTCGGCGTGGAGGTTCATCTGAACAGTTTTGTGACGGATGTCGGCGACGGCCGAATCCGTGTCGGGGACCGCGAGATCGAGTACGACGTCGTTCTCTGGGCGACGGGCGTTGCGGCATCGCCGCTCGGCGGAAAACTTGGGGCTGAGACGGATCGTGCCGGCCGCGTTCGGGTCTCACCGGATCTATCAATTCCGAGCCGCGAGAACATCTTCGTTGTCGGCGACATGGCGTATCTCGAACAGGAGAACGGCGAGCCTGTGCCGGGTGTCTCGCCGGCCGCGATGCAGATGGGTACGCTAGCCGCGCAAAACATACTTGCCGATATAGATGGCAAGCCGCGCAGCGATTTCGTTTACGTAAATAAGGGCACGATGGCGACGATCGGCCGCAAAAAAGCGATAGCAGAGATCGGCGGGCTTCGGTTTCGCGGCTTCGTCGCTTGGCTGATGTGGCTTTTTCTGCATGTGGTCTTTCTGATCGGTTTTCGCAATCGACTGGCGGTGTTGGCAGACTGGTTTTGGGCATATCTGACCCGCGAGCGATCGGCGCGGCTGATCACGGGCGACGCAGACGAACTTGCGAACAAGTAA